In a single window of the Methanolobus psychrophilus R15 genome:
- a CDS encoding ribulose bisphosphate carboxylase, which translates to MSLTEEQLVQSLNPKQQGYVDLKLADPRNGEYLLGVFHLVPEGRLNMLQTAAEVAAESSTGTNFKVNTETPFSKVMNALVYQLDLERDLVWIAYPWRLFDRGGNVQNILTYIVGNILGMKEVKALKLMDVWFPPSMLEQYDGPSYTVDDMRKYLGVYNRPILGTIVKPKMGLTSAEYAEVCYDFWVGGGDFVKNDEPQANQDFCPYDKMVKHVKEAMDKAVKETGKKKVHSFNVSAADFDTMIKRCEMIVNAGFEPGSYAFLIDGITAGWMAVQTLRRRYPGVFIHFHRAGHGAFTRPENPLGFSVLVLSKFARLAGASGIHTGTAGVGKMKGTPQEDVVAANGILYLRSKGHFFDQSWSKIPDLDKDVIALVNEDTAHHAILEDDSWRAMKKCCPIVSGGLNPIRLKPFIDVMGNVDFITTMGSGVHAHPGGTQGGAKALVQACEAYLKNMDIEQYAKDHEELAQAIEYFSKASKDAM; encoded by the coding sequence ATGAGCCTGACTGAAGAGCAATTGGTACAATCGCTGAATCCCAAACAACAGGGCTATGTGGATCTTAAGCTGGCCGACCCCAGGAATGGGGAATATCTACTTGGGGTCTTTCATTTAGTTCCGGAAGGAAGGTTAAATATGCTTCAGACTGCTGCGGAAGTTGCAGCAGAATCATCTACGGGGACAAATTTCAAAGTAAACACCGAGACCCCTTTTTCAAAAGTGATGAATGCCCTTGTTTACCAGCTTGATCTGGAAAGGGACCTGGTATGGATAGCCTATCCATGGAGACTCTTTGACAGAGGCGGTAATGTCCAGAACATCCTGACTTATATAGTAGGGAATATCCTGGGAATGAAGGAAGTTAAGGCCCTGAAATTAATGGATGTATGGTTCCCGCCATCAATGCTTGAGCAGTATGACGGTCCCAGTTATACTGTTGATGATATGCGCAAATATCTTGGAGTATATAACAGGCCCATTCTTGGAACTATCGTGAAACCAAAGATGGGACTCACTTCTGCGGAATACGCTGAGGTCTGTTATGATTTCTGGGTTGGAGGGGGAGATTTCGTCAAGAACGACGAGCCTCAGGCAAACCAGGATTTCTGCCCATATGACAAGATGGTGAAACATGTCAAGGAAGCTATGGACAAGGCAGTAAAGGAAACCGGGAAAAAGAAAGTCCACTCTTTCAATGTCTCAGCTGCTGATTTTGACACCATGATAAAAAGATGTGAGATGATCGTCAATGCAGGCTTTGAACCCGGCAGCTATGCATTCCTGATAGACGGGATAACTGCCGGCTGGATGGCTGTCCAGACTCTCAGGCGAAGATATCCGGGTGTTTTCATCCATTTCCACAGGGCAGGCCACGGGGCTTTCACAAGACCTGAGAACCCGCTCGGATTCTCCGTACTGGTACTGTCCAAATTCGCACGTCTTGCAGGTGCCTCCGGAATCCATACCGGTACGGCAGGAGTTGGCAAGATGAAAGGCACCCCTCAAGAGGATGTTGTTGCCGCGAACGGTATCCTGTACCTGAGGTCCAAAGGGCACTTCTTTGATCAGTCCTGGTCAAAGATACCGGATCTCGATAAAGATGTCATAGCTCTTGTGAACGAGGATACAGCTCACCATGCCATCCTGGAGGATGACAGCTGGAGAGCTATGAAGAAATGCTGCCCGATCGTTTCCGGCGGGCTTAATCCCATCAGGCTGAAACCCTTTATCGATGTCATGGGAAACGTGGATTTCATTACCACTATGGGATCAGGCGTGCATGCCCATCCTGGTGGAACTCAAGGGGGAGCAAAAGCCCTGGTGCAGGCATGTGAAGCTTATCTTAAGAACATGGATATTGAGCAATATGCCAAAGATCATGAGGAACTGGCGCAGGCCATCGAATATTTCTCCAAGGCCTCAAAAGATGCGATGTGA
- a CDS encoding beta strand repeat-containing protein, with translation MKIYMIVIAVLISLCGMVSAAELTNPGTIADGETFVVGDGDILYIDHGPFIIQPGGKLIVEPGGALQGMNQPEIVIDNGGSLELGGTFYGDSLFVRNYGNMQVTGIFGGAPTSFLNYNNLSVLPGGAVGIWYLTNNGTIDNAGHMAIYERLTNNGMLNNLNTFSTHFDVGNEGTINNTGVFNSSYTVEGSGEIYNHGMFNGKIQNTGTICNTGTLAWGLDNHGIVYNYGTVEMYVSNTGTFHNEHIIGEVMNSGNFYNNGTVDGYSISNSGTLFNRGTLSFYVYNHNTIHNYGGLLGPVYNNGIIYSYPGSFIFELNGNPAQVVSVSPITTCYLTEKNTNEYYNGNINISVKTFTNSIEIELLEPIGSGNIKTILLNIDPDCILGVESDNTNVEWEWEEDKGEGNAGFGAMLTQVDRAPGNQQTVQYVKIIVDCEWDGVLPKNDNGYSVVLHVTRLPGAPESIWMACSDGSSNNGGNGGSQEIPEFPTIALPMIAILGLALFFKRRQ, from the coding sequence ATGAAAATATATATGATTGTAATAGCTGTGCTCATCTCGCTATGTGGGATGGTAAGTGCAGCCGAATTGACAAATCCGGGTACAATTGCTGACGGGGAAACCTTTGTGGTAGGAGACGGAGATATCCTATATATTGATCACGGCCCATTCATAATCCAGCCGGGTGGGAAACTAATAGTGGAGCCCGGTGGGGCCCTACAAGGGATGAATCAGCCCGAGATCGTAATTGACAATGGCGGTTCACTTGAGTTGGGTGGAACCTTTTATGGAGATTCACTCTTTGTTAGAAACTATGGTAACATGCAGGTAACTGGAATTTTCGGGGGAGCACCCACCAGTTTTCTGAATTACAATAACCTTAGTGTGTTACCAGGTGGCGCAGTTGGCATATGGTACCTTACAAACAATGGCACCATTGATAACGCTGGGCACATGGCCATTTATGAAAGGTTAACAAACAACGGAATGCTGAATAACCTCAACACGTTTTCTACGCACTTTGATGTGGGAAATGAAGGAACAATTAACAACACCGGGGTGTTTAATTCGAGCTACACAGTGGAGGGAAGTGGAGAAATATATAACCACGGTATGTTCAACGGCAAGATTCAAAATACGGGGACCATTTGCAACACTGGAACGCTGGCATGGGGTTTAGATAACCACGGAATTGTCTACAATTATGGAACGGTAGAAATGTATGTAAGTAACACCGGCACTTTCCACAACGAACATATTATAGGCGAAGTAATGAACAGTGGCAATTTTTATAACAACGGTACGGTAGACGGATACAGCATTAGCAATAGTGGCACACTGTTCAATCGAGGGACGTTGTCTTTTTACGTCTACAATCACAATACCATTCACAATTACGGCGGTTTGTTGGGGCCTGTCTATAATAATGGAATAATCTATTCTTATCCGGGAAGCTTCATATTTGAATTGAATGGAAATCCTGCACAAGTGGTGAGTGTATCCCCAATAACAACCTGTTACCTGACAGAGAAAAATACAAACGAATATTACAATGGTAACATCAACATTTCTGTTAAAACATTTACAAACTCAATTGAGATTGAGCTACTTGAACCAATCGGATCTGGAAACATCAAGACAATATTGCTAAATATCGATCCCGATTGTATTTTAGGTGTTGAGTCTGATAATACAAATGTTGAATGGGAATGGGAGGAAGATAAAGGTGAGGGCAATGCGGGTTTTGGTGCAATGCTAACCCAGGTCGACAGGGCACCCGGTAATCAGCAGACAGTGCAATATGTAAAAATTATCGTTGATTGTGAATGGGATGGTGTGCTACCGAAGAATGATAATGGATATTCTGTTGTTCTCCACGTTACAAGATTGCCAGGAGCACCTGAAAGCATATGGATGGCTTGCAGCGATGGCAGCAGCAACAATGGAGGAAATGGTGGTTCTCAAGAAATCCCAGAGTTCCCCACAATTGCACTCCCCATGATAGCAATTCTAGGACTAGCTCTGTTCTTTAAGAGAAGGCAATAA
- a CDS encoding MarR family transcriptional regulator — MMEKKEHLFTVFEGLFKIKSECSCEIFSEYGLSDITVKQIGYLKAIDEHGEVTFSRLAKITRNSKPTITEMINKFVKMECVYRERSSNDGRMFYIRLTEKGQIIARSEQNSLLKLIEKMADSLDEKDMDDLIQILRKVR; from the coding sequence ATGATGGAGAAAAAAGAGCACTTGTTCACAGTTTTTGAAGGCTTGTTCAAGATCAAAAGCGAGTGCTCTTGTGAGATCTTCTCTGAATATGGTTTATCGGATATCACTGTAAAGCAGATAGGATACCTGAAAGCCATTGATGAACATGGAGAAGTAACCTTCAGCAGGCTTGCGAAGATTACCCGCAACTCTAAGCCCACTATCACGGAAATGATCAATAAATTCGTCAAAATGGAGTGTGTATACAGAGAAAGGTCCTCCAATGACGGCAGGATGTTCTATATTCGTCTGACTGAAAAAGGACAGATCATAGCCCGGTCCGAACAGAACTCTCTGCTGAAGCTTATCGAAAAGATGGCAGATTCATTGGATGAAAAGGATATGGATGATCTGATACAGATTCTGCGAAAGGTGAGATGA
- a CDS encoding transposase encodes MIIKNTDYVKANAFAFYSINGNSIIDFMKSSKTEDVCEFLEKIVEQNPGKRIILVLDNARSHHAKKTISKARDLKITLVFLPPYSPDLNPVEFVWKTIKREVSVKFVKSKEHLRNIIKMEFMRIESSLSFAKKWIETFNAQIKSVIC; translated from the coding sequence TTGATAATAAAAAATACGGATTACGTTAAAGCAAATGCATTTGCGTTTTATTCGATCAACGGGAACAGTATCATTGATTTTATGAAAAGCTCAAAAACAGAAGATGTGTGTGAATTCCTGGAAAAAATTGTAGAGCAAAACCCAGGGAAAAGAATAATTCTTGTTCTCGATAATGCAAGATCGCATCATGCAAAGAAAACGATAAGTAAAGCGAGAGATTTAAAAATAACACTTGTGTTCCTACCACCTTATTCACCTGATCTAAATCCAGTAGAATTTGTCTGGAAAACAATCAAAAGAGAAGTGTCAGTCAAATTTGTCAAATCAAAAGAACATTTGAGGAATATTATCAAAATGGAATTTATGAGGATAGAGAGCTCATTATCGTTTGCAAAAAAATGGATAGAAACATTTAATGCACAAATAAAAAGTGTGATTTGTTGA
- a CDS encoding radical SAM family Fe-S protein, which translates to MINGKREKIPPFPHHKAYVYQCRQFFFAKGMTTHFAMSNFVTLKELYKGFKNKSSIPRDLLIDPTSDCNLKCKGCWSQDYKSGHNISYEKFDDLLDQAEELGIMECLMTGGEPLLRKDDILKLCKKHNKMTFGAFTNATLIDEELADAMAELGNLNVFISIEGTKEETDFRRGPGVYDKAIGAMDILRSRGIAFAFSACYHSGNYKTIASDEFLDQMREKGAWFGWLFQYIPVGSDADTSLVCTAEQRAYVQERIRDYCIKHDYVIIDFWNNGHLSFGCIGAGVGFAHINAKGDVEPCAFCHYSDSNIYEVSLAEALRSRFFTAFRDAQPFSQNPLRPCPLIDNPQAIIDVVNAGGARSTHLANPESPEALAMKSFERAKEWEEKAEELFKKMPEHNQKNFPKFLKYFAFKKGITDGRRKKV; encoded by the coding sequence ATGATCAACGGGAAAAGAGAAAAAATACCTCCTTTCCCACATCATAAGGCTTATGTCTACCAATGCAGGCAATTCTTTTTTGCGAAGGGAATGACCACCCATTTTGCCATGAGCAATTTCGTTACTCTCAAAGAACTATATAAAGGATTCAAAAACAAAAGTTCTATTCCAAGAGATCTTTTGATAGACCCGACCAGTGATTGTAATTTGAAGTGTAAGGGATGCTGGTCACAGGATTATAAAAGCGGGCATAACATTTCATATGAAAAGTTTGACGACCTGTTAGACCAAGCTGAAGAATTAGGGATCATGGAGTGTTTAATGACCGGGGGCGAGCCTTTACTCCGGAAAGACGATATCCTGAAATTGTGCAAAAAACATAACAAAATGACGTTTGGTGCATTTACTAATGCAACTCTGATCGATGAAGAGCTCGCCGATGCAATGGCTGAACTGGGGAACTTGAATGTCTTTATAAGCATCGAAGGGACAAAAGAAGAAACCGATTTCAGAAGAGGGCCGGGTGTTTATGATAAAGCCATCGGGGCCATGGATATTTTGAGATCCAGAGGCATTGCGTTTGCTTTTTCTGCCTGCTACCATTCCGGGAACTACAAGACCATAGCCAGTGATGAGTTCCTTGATCAGATGCGTGAAAAAGGTGCCTGGTTTGGCTGGTTATTCCAGTATATCCCGGTGGGAAGCGATGCTGATACTTCATTAGTGTGCACTGCCGAGCAAAGAGCATACGTACAGGAAAGGATCAGGGATTATTGCATAAAACATGACTATGTCATCATAGATTTCTGGAACAACGGCCATCTGTCTTTCGGTTGTATTGGTGCAGGTGTTGGTTTTGCTCATATCAATGCCAAGGGTGATGTGGAGCCATGTGCCTTCTGTCACTATTCGGATTCGAACATATACGAAGTATCGCTTGCCGAAGCCCTAAGGTCTAGATTCTTCACTGCTTTTAGGGATGCTCAGCCATTCTCACAAAACCCTTTAAGGCCCTGCCCTTTGATAGATAATCCACAGGCTATCATTGATGTGGTCAATGCCGGAGGAGCAAGATCGACCCATCTGGCAAACCCGGAATCTCCTGAAGCTCTCGCTATGAAAAGTTTTGAAAGGGCCAAAGAGTGGGAAGAGAAGGCAGAAGAACTATTTAAGAAGATGCCGGAGCATAATCAGAAGAATTTTCCTAAGTTCTTGAAGTATTTTGCTTTCAAGAAAGGAATAACCGATGGCAGAAGAAAAAAAGTTTAG
- a CDS encoding ISA1083-3 transposase: protein MAGKEQILIDRKVILDEINDLITHENNSRVLKRLYFVKFRYLGDSVEEAAIKVGVTKKTGYCWQESWNKGGYAALMPNFGGGRKSKLTDEQKKELRALLENKDYWTTREVWKLIKEKYGVEYSEKQVGVILHSFNMYHSKPYPLDYRRPKNAEEILKKTNRSNSKKYWSR, encoded by the coding sequence ATGGCGGGGAAAGAACAAATTCTGATTGACCGAAAGGTAATTCTCGACGAGATTAACGATTTGATCACACACGAGAACAATTCAAGAGTGTTGAAAAGGCTCTATTTTGTTAAATTTAGATATTTAGGGGATTCTGTAGAAGAAGCTGCTATTAAAGTAGGAGTGACTAAGAAAACAGGATATTGCTGGCAAGAAAGTTGGAATAAAGGCGGCTATGCCGCCTTAATGCCAAATTTTGGCGGAGGTAGGAAATCCAAACTTACTGATGAACAAAAAAAGGAATTAAGAGCTTTGTTGGAAAATAAGGATTACTGGACTACAAGAGAAGTCTGGAAGTTAATAAAGGAAAAATATGGCGTAGAATATTCAGAGAAACAAGTAGGAGTTATACTTCACAGTTTTAACATGTATCACTCAAAGCCATATCCCCTTGACTACAGAAGACCTAAAAACGCTGAAGAGATCTTAAAAAAAACTAACCGAAGCAATTCCAAAAAATATTGGTCAAGATGA
- a CDS encoding ATP-dependent protease La, whose protein sequence is MYPQQLNNNKESIVIPLFEVVVYPNSQTKFLADKTIGETLLNDIRNEGYARAIGLTVKSGTKSSDLSEDDLYRTGNLLEIKFVQPADEGFLVYAQALERVGSVSLNQKNGLFYATSTAVPDIDDLDEDLHKQIMGDVRKTIHEISSRFQSSEQFTRPIDKMDSIDQIMGYVMPFMPIELQEKQDLLETVSTRERYLTFLYILTNQKENINIQIEVARKVAEKVNKSHREAMLREQLKVIQEELNESEDPVSGEGGYRERIESSKMPDEVKKKALSELKKLETGGNHNPESHVIRNYLDLLLDLPWAVEEKKSIDIDQARSVLEGNHNGLEKVKERIIQHLAVMKLKHEKQGSIILFTGPPGTGKTSLGKSIADALGREYVRASLGGVRDEAEIRGHRRTYVGAMPGRIIQGIRKAGTKNPVFILDEIDKLSSSYSGDPASALLEVLDPEQNSTFSDHYLEVSYDLSEVLFIATANSLASIPGPLLDRMEIIEISGYTKNEKLAIARDHILPGILEEHGLDEGKVEVKDDALKVIIDKYTREAGVRGLKKQLATTARFISERIVSGKAGFPYMVKADMLTQILGKELIRQEEARKENVPGVVTGLAWTPVGGDILFIEGTFMPGTGKLTLTGQLGDVMKESAHISLSLVRSRLANTASSFDFTASDIHIHVPSGATPKDGPSAGVTLFTALTSLITGKTVDPKLAMTGEITLSGAVLPVGGIKEKVLAAHRAGIKKVILPKENERDLDDVPEDARNELKFVTVETIEDVLREALGIDMPRPIVSHNGNGLVSIQSI, encoded by the coding sequence ATGTACCCACAACAACTCAACAATAACAAAGAAAGTATTGTAATACCACTCTTTGAAGTCGTAGTCTACCCCAATAGCCAGACAAAGTTCCTGGCCGATAAGACCATAGGAGAAACACTACTAAATGACATACGCAATGAAGGATATGCACGCGCAATAGGGTTGACTGTAAAGAGTGGAACTAAATCTTCAGACTTATCAGAAGACGATCTGTACAGAACAGGAAACCTGCTCGAGATTAAATTTGTACAGCCGGCTGATGAAGGATTTCTTGTCTATGCACAGGCCCTTGAGAGAGTAGGCTCTGTTTCCCTGAATCAGAAGAATGGGTTATTCTATGCCACATCTACTGCGGTCCCTGATATTGATGATCTTGATGAGGACCTCCACAAACAGATAATGGGAGATGTAAGGAAGACGATCCACGAGATAAGCAGCCGTTTTCAGAGTTCTGAACAATTCACCAGGCCAATTGACAAGATGGATTCCATTGACCAGATAATGGGATATGTTATGCCCTTCATGCCGATAGAACTGCAAGAGAAGCAGGATCTTCTCGAGACAGTTTCCACTCGTGAACGCTATCTGACATTCCTCTACATTCTGACAAACCAGAAAGAGAACATCAACATCCAGATCGAAGTGGCAAGGAAAGTTGCCGAGAAAGTGAACAAGTCACACAGAGAGGCGATGCTTCGGGAGCAATTGAAGGTCATCCAGGAGGAGCTCAATGAAAGCGAGGATCCTGTTTCAGGTGAAGGAGGATACAGAGAAAGGATTGAGAGCTCAAAGATGCCTGATGAAGTGAAAAAGAAGGCGCTTTCAGAGTTAAAGAAACTCGAGACCGGGGGAAATCACAATCCTGAAAGCCATGTTATCAGGAACTATCTGGACCTCCTGCTTGATCTTCCATGGGCAGTGGAAGAGAAAAAGAGCATTGACATTGATCAGGCCCGCAGTGTGCTTGAGGGCAACCACAACGGACTTGAAAAGGTCAAAGAGAGGATAATCCAGCATCTGGCAGTAATGAAACTAAAGCATGAGAAGCAGGGTTCGATCATTCTCTTCACAGGGCCGCCCGGCACTGGTAAGACAAGTCTTGGAAAGAGCATTGCAGATGCCCTTGGCAGGGAATATGTCCGTGCCAGTCTTGGAGGCGTCAGGGATGAAGCAGAGATCAGAGGTCACAGAAGGACATATGTCGGAGCCATGCCAGGAAGGATCATCCAGGGCATAAGGAAAGCAGGCACCAAGAACCCGGTATTCATCCTCGATGAGATAGACAAGCTTTCGTCTTCCTACTCAGGAGACCCGGCAAGTGCCCTTCTGGAAGTCCTTGATCCCGAGCAGAACAGCACGTTCTCAGACCACTATCTTGAAGTCTCATACGATCTCTCGGAGGTGTTGTTCATAGCCACTGCCAATTCTCTGGCAAGTATCCCGGGACCGCTTCTTGACAGAATGGAGATAATTGAAATCTCGGGCTACACGAAGAACGAGAAACTCGCAATTGCAAGAGATCACATACTGCCCGGCATACTGGAAGAGCACGGCCTTGATGAGGGTAAAGTAGAGGTCAAGGACGATGCCCTAAAGGTGATCATTGACAAATACACCCGCGAGGCAGGGGTAAGAGGGCTTAAGAAACAGCTTGCGACAACTGCAAGATTCATATCCGAGAGGATAGTGTCAGGAAAGGCCGGTTTTCCCTACATGGTGAAGGCGGATATGCTCACACAGATCCTTGGAAAGGAACTGATACGTCAGGAAGAAGCCAGGAAAGAGAATGTACCTGGCGTGGTTACCGGGCTTGCCTGGACACCTGTGGGAGGCGATATTCTCTTCATAGAAGGTACATTCATGCCCGGCACCGGGAAACTTACGCTTACGGGACAGCTTGGGGATGTGATGAAAGAGTCGGCGCATATATCTTTAAGCCTTGTCAGGTCCCGGCTTGCAAACACTGCGAGCAGCTTTGACTTCACTGCAAGTGATATCCACATCCATGTGCCTTCAGGTGCAACCCCCAAGGACGGCCCTTCGGCAGGTGTGACTCTCTTCACTGCACTGACGTCTTTGATAACCGGTAAAACAGTCGACCCCAAACTTGCCATGACAGGCGAGATCACGCTAAGCGGAGCCGTACTGCCGGTTGGCGGCATCAAAGAGAAGGTGCTGGCAGCACACCGGGCAGGTATAAAGAAGGTGATTCTGCCGAAAGAGAATGAGAGGGATCTGGATGATGTACCGGAAGATGCCCGGAACGAACTGAAGTTTGTAACTGTAGAGACTATCGAAGATGTCCTCAGGGAAGCTCTGGGCATTGACATGCCAAGGCCGATAGTATCTCATAATGGGAATGGTTTAGTATCGATACAAAGTATTTGA
- a CDS encoding putative transport protein, with translation MVKKTSSSVPSAGNAGSGSASLGICHTPDVIPSSEKRIVLFIAVLAGFITPFDGSAVNIALPTLGAEFHMDAIALSWVATAYLLSSAVFLVPFGKIADIYGRKKIFLYGIAVFSLASLVMVMVSSTEMLIVIRVIQGMGSAMIFGTGAAIVTSAFPPGERGTALGIYITAVYIGLSSGPFIGGIMTQHLGWRSIFLVNVPIGIITILLIKWRLRGEWTECKGEKFDVIGSVIYGSAVVAVMYGFSILPDMEGAFLIVTGIIGVIIFVLYEMRIPYPVLDIRLLTKNRVFALSNLSALISYSATFAVTFLLSLDLQYTKGFTPQQAGFILIAQPVVQAIISPIAGRLSDRVEPRFIASLGMAIITVGLFLLTFIAETTPIWYMVVALLILGTGFGLFSSPNTNVIMSSVDKRFYGVASGMSGTMRLLGQMLSMGIAMMILAVVTGPVVITPEYYPQFVTSLHYVFVLFTIFCLVGVFASLVRGKTKPAARP, from the coding sequence ATGGTAAAGAAAACAAGCAGCTCGGTCCCATCTGCTGGAAATGCCGGATCAGGTTCTGCATCTTTGGGGATATGCCATACCCCTGATGTTATTCCCAGTTCCGAAAAACGAATTGTGCTCTTTATTGCTGTACTTGCAGGATTCATAACTCCTTTTGATGGCTCAGCGGTAAATATCGCGCTGCCGACATTGGGGGCAGAATTCCACATGGATGCTATTGCCCTTTCATGGGTTGCGACCGCATATCTGCTCTCTTCAGCTGTGTTCCTTGTTCCATTTGGGAAGATAGCCGATATCTACGGGAGAAAAAAGATATTTCTTTACGGCATAGCGGTCTTCAGCCTCGCATCCCTGGTGATGGTCATGGTTTCTTCAACAGAGATGTTGATCGTAATTCGTGTTATCCAGGGTATGGGAAGTGCAATGATCTTCGGTACGGGGGCTGCTATTGTTACTTCTGCCTTCCCCCCGGGAGAGAGGGGAACGGCTCTGGGCATTTATATCACTGCGGTCTATATCGGACTTTCCAGCGGCCCCTTTATTGGAGGAATAATGACCCAGCACCTTGGATGGAGGAGTATTTTCTTGGTAAATGTACCCATAGGCATCATAACGATCCTTCTTATCAAATGGAGGCTTAGAGGGGAATGGACCGAATGCAAAGGAGAAAAGTTCGACGTAATTGGTTCGGTCATCTATGGCTCAGCGGTGGTTGCCGTTATGTACGGCTTCTCGATCCTCCCTGACATGGAAGGCGCTTTCCTCATAGTAACAGGAATTATCGGGGTAATCATCTTTGTCCTGTACGAGATGAGAATACCTTATCCTGTCCTTGACATCAGACTCCTTACTAAAAACCGGGTCTTTGCCCTGTCAAACCTTTCTGCACTGATCAGTTACAGTGCAACATTTGCAGTTACTTTCCTACTGAGCCTTGACCTGCAGTACACAAAAGGCTTCACTCCCCAGCAGGCCGGATTTATCCTTATAGCACAGCCTGTTGTCCAGGCTATAATCTCACCCATTGCCGGCCGGCTCTCTGATAGAGTTGAGCCTCGATTCATTGCATCTCTGGGAATGGCCATCATTACGGTTGGGCTCTTCCTATTGACATTCATTGCAGAGACGACGCCTATATGGTACATGGTAGTCGCTCTCCTGATACTTGGCACAGGTTTCGGGCTATTTTCATCTCCTAACACCAATGTAATCATGAGCTCGGTCGATAAAAGATTCTACGGCGTTGCATCCGGCATGAGTGGGACCATGCGGCTTCTTGGCCAGATGCTTTCAATGGGAATTGCAATGATGATCCTTGCAGTTGTTACCGGCCCTGTAGTGATCACGCCTGAATATTACCCGCAGTTTGTTACAAGCCTGCACTATGTATTTGTCTTGTTCACAATATTCTGTCTTGTGGGGGTGTTTGCTTCTCTTGTGAGGGGAAAGACAAAACCAGCGGCTCGCCCTTAG